The following is a genomic window from Candidatus Binatia bacterium.
AAAGTGTTGCTCTCGACGTCGCCGACGGCGGCTGGAAGCGCGAGTATTTCCGTAACTGTTTCTCAGGGCAGTGGGGTAAATTCGATCGGGTTCCCCAACTACTACGTGCAGGCGCTCAGCGACACCGGCACGGTACAGTTGACCGTCTCGGCGCCCGGTTCGGGCTTCGCCTCTTCCAGCTTTAACGTCACCCTGGCGCCCTCCGGGTTCGTGCTGGAAGGCCCCAATGGGGTCGGCCAAAACTTTGGAACTGTGTTGTCTAACGGAAATGTGACGCTGACGGTCCGGGCCGCCGTTCTGGATCCGAACACGCTCAACCCGACTCTGGTGTACGAGGCGGTTCGCGGTGGATTCTCTGCCACCGTGAACGTCAGCAGCAACAACCTGAGCGCCGCCACCATCGCGGGCACGCCGCTTGGGGTGAACGCTGGCGACGCGGGCGGGACCATCACGTTGCAACCGGTGGCGGCGGGAACAGCCACCATCAGTCTGACGACGCCGACCGGATTCACTGGGCCGGCGAGTGGGAACCACCTGGCGGTGACCGTGAATTAGGGCCCTAGCAGTACCAAGTAAGTTGCCCCGAGGGCCGGCCTTCGCGGCCGCTTGTAACTCGGAAGGGTCAGTTGGCGCAACGCTTGGATTTCTTTGGGTAATAGCTGGATCATTGCGCGAGGTATTTCTCCTGGATCTGAGCGGCTGCCTCGAGGGCGCGCGGCTCACCTTCGTGCAGCAGTTCAGCATAGATAAGCAGCGGATGCGCGATGGGTAGTCCGTCTCTTCCCTGCGCCATGAAAGGACCGTTCCAAACGCACGCAGGAGCGTCACAGTCCCATTCGTATCCGGCAACAACTTAAGTTCGCGGTTGAGATTCTGTGGAGCATTGGCCAAGAAAACGGTCATCCGCTCTCCGCGGTAGAAACGGTCGAGTGCGAAAGCGGGCCTGAGACGACTTGCATCGGTACATGGCTGTCATCACGCCACCCACCGACGTTGATCCGACGCATTCCGCTCCGCCCCGTCGGGAAAAGGGCCGCATGCCAGTCGGAAAATCGCTCGGCGGATTCCCTGCCTATGTAATTGGCGTCGGTGGAGACAATCCACTCGCTGTCGACTTGGCGCTGCGTTCAGCACGGCTGCGACGGAATGAGCGTCGCCATGGTGTCGCCGTCCAAGAGCGCCAAGGCCTGAAAAAGGCCTCCATTCCTCGGGTACCGCTTTGGCCGACCGCCGGCCTGCGCTGCTGGACAGGTACTTGTTTCCGGGTATTAGTTCCAGAATTCGGTTGCACGTTCCTGCTGCATGCTCCAGAATTGCTGCAACGGAGTGAATTGCAGCAAAAAACCGCGCAGCGGAACCCGCGCAACCAGCATCTCTACCTAACTACAACAAGTCAAACTGTGCGGGGAATCACTTGGTTCTGCTGGAAGATATAACGCGCTTAGCTCTGTGGTTGCTCTTCACCATAGTTGCGGTGAACTTGTTTTTCCTGTCGTTCGTGTTCTACCGGCGCCTGGGTGGGACGAGGCCTGTTCAGGAGGCTTTTAGCGTCTGCTCTCTCGCTGCAACTGGTGACCGCCTGCTAGCAATGCAAATGTGATCTTGTTCAGCTGCGGCGATAGCTCTGGGATCGGCGCTTATCGCGACGTAAAAGCAACAGTCTGTGCAGATCGACGTGATCAGTCGATCGAATCTAAGTTCTTGGTGAATGAACGTCGGGCTCTGCTCCATGGTGTCTCAATCCTATGCACCGAAGAAAGCGGGCTGATTTTAAGGCAATTCAGAGTCGCACACAAGAGCAAAATGTGCGCACTGCGGCCGCTGCGCAGGCGAACCCGCAGGACCTCTTCCCACGTGGCAACGGCGATTAGGCCCTGAGGCGGTGGAGAAACATGAATCTAAATCTCCCGCCGCTCGGGGCGGGGCGCTTGACTTAGCAATTCGCCGGGATTACCTTCGCGGCCATCGTGGGAAACACATCCCTCCGTGTTCTGGTCCTGCTGTTGTCGGCTTTCTCCATCGCTGCCTCGGCACAAGTTGACTGGCAGCTCTACTCCGGCCTCGATTGGCGCCTCATCGGACCGTTCCGCGCCGGCCGAACCGTGGCCGTCACCGGCGTGCCCGGCCAGCCCGAAACCTTCTATTTCGGTGCGGTTGTCGGGGGCGTTTGGCGCACCAGCAACGCGGGCCGCACCTGGACCCCGATCTTCGACCAGGTGAAGGTTGGTTCCATTGGCGCCGTGGCCGTCTCGCCCTCCGATGCAAACGTCATCTATGTCGGCTCCGGCGAGGCCGACATGCGCTCCGACATTTCGGAAGGCAACGGCATTTCCCGGTCCACCGATGGCGGCAAGACCTGGACCGACATCGGATTGCACGACACCCAGGCCATCGGCCGCGTGCTGGTGGACCCGCACGATCCGAACCGCGTGTTCGTCGCCGCGCTAGGACATCCATACGGCCCGAATGCGGAGCGCGGTGTGTTCCGCTCCACCGACGGCGGCCGCACCTGGCAGAAGGTGCTCTACAACGACGAGAACACCGGTGCGATTGACCTCGCCTTCGATCCCCGCGACAGCAGCATCATTTACGCCGCGATGTGGCGCACGCGCCGTCCTCCGTGGAACGTGTATCCGCCGTCGAACGGTCCGGGGAGCGGCCTCTACAAGTCCACTGACGGCGGCAATCACTGGCAGCCGCTTGCCAATGGCCTGCCGACAGACCGCGTGGGCCGCATCGGCGTGGCGGTCGCGCCCTCCGACCCGAATCGCGTGTACGCGCTGGTGGACGCCAAGAACGGCGGCGTCTATCGCTCCGACGATGCCGGTACGACTTGGCGCCTCGCCGACAATGATGCGCGCATCTGGGGACGCGGCTGGTATTTCGGCGGCATCACCGTGGACCCGAAGAATCCCGATGTCCTCTATGTGATGAATACGTCGACCTACCGCTCGATGAATGGCGGCAAAACCTTCGACGCCATCAAGGGCGCGCCCGGCGGCGACGACTATCATCAGCTCTGGATTTATCCCGACGATCCCGCGCGCATGGTACTGGCCAGCGACCAGGGGGCCATTGTCACAGTGGACGGCGCCAAGACCTGGAGTTCCTGGTACAACCAGCCTACCGCGCAGCTCTACCACGTCACGGCCGACAACCGCTTCCCTTACTGGGTATACGGCGCGCAGCAGGACAGCGGCGCGGTCGGTGTTGCCAGCCGCAGCAACTCCGGCAACATATCGTTTCGCGACTGGGTGGGCGTTTGTGGCGGCGGCGAAAGCGGCTATGTCGTTGCTGACCCGCTCCATCCTGGTGAGATCTTCGGCGGGACCGTCACTCGTTGCAACGTTCTGACGAACCTGAACCGCAACGTCGATCCCGAACTTGGCTACTCGCAGTTCGGTCCCTTCCGTCGC
Proteins encoded in this region:
- a CDS encoding type IV toxin-antitoxin system AbiEi family antitoxin, encoding MAQGRDGLPIAHPLLIYAELLHEGEPRALEAAAQIQEKYLAQ